In the genome of Neoarius graeffei isolate fNeoGra1 chromosome 27, fNeoGra1.pri, whole genome shotgun sequence, one region contains:
- the LOC132875028 gene encoding uncharacterized protein LOC132875028, whose protein sequence is MKIVKLHFYLLVCCGAAEGFIEKSVNLGQNVTLKCAVTGSDVFWFLMKPSESPVYILRAFSGLSLRADYSNTTFSKTFSLQYNSSLFIHNISTNELGVYYCIQTGSPPNISSGIRLYIQSHSAENQTQTVDEDERIRLWRNLFIMSGMMNCVAVVAVTVSIVSCCGKTKSPNCDVKLQEVSGFQSWFPKGLHESSYTVVEFVLFHPVM, encoded by the exons ATGAAGATTGTAAAACTTCACTTCT ATCTACTTGTGTGCTGTGGAGCTGCAGAAGGTTTCATCGAGAAGTCGGTGAATTTGGGACAAAATGTGACTCTAAAGTGTGCGGTGACTGGAAGTGATGTGTTCTGGTTCCTGATGAAGCCGTCAGAATCTCCAGTTTATATATTACGCGCTTTCTCAGGCCTGTCCCTGAGGGCAGACTACAGTAACACAACCTTCAGCAAGACTTTCTCACTGCAATATAACAGCAGTTTATTTATTCACAATATCAGTACTAATGAATTAGGAGTGTATTATTGTATTCAGACTGGGTCACCTCCCAACATCAGCAGTGGAATCAGACTTTACATCCAGAGTCACTCAGCTG AGAATCAGACTCAGACAGTTGATGAAGATGaaaggatcagactctggagaaatctcttCATCATGTCGGGAATGATGAACTGTGTTGCAGTCGTTGCAGTCACAG TCTCAATTGTAAGCTGCTGTGGAAAAACCAAATCTCCAAACTGTGATGTGAAGCTTCAGGAAGTCAGTGGATTCCAG AGTTGGTTTCCAAAAGGGCTTCATGAAAGCAGCTACACTGTGGTGGAGTTTGTTCTGTTTCACCCTGTGATgtga